A genomic segment from Dermatobacter hominis encodes:
- the ssb gene encoding single-stranded DNA-binding protein, whose product MAGNYVELIGNLTRDPELRFIPSGAAVANFGLAVNRRWRNQQSNEWEEEVAFFDIVCWRELAENVSESLTKGTRVMVSGRLQQRSWETDNGEKRNKVEVLADEVGPSLRWATAQVQKTERREGGGGGGGFDAPMPAAPPAGGYDDNEEPF is encoded by the coding sequence ATGGCAGGCAACTACGTCGAGCTGATCGGCAACCTGACCCGCGACCCCGAGCTGCGGTTCATCCCCAGCGGCGCGGCCGTCGCCAATTTCGGGCTCGCGGTGAACCGCCGGTGGCGGAACCAGCAGAGCAACGAGTGGGAGGAAGAGGTCGCCTTCTTCGACATCGTGTGCTGGCGTGAGCTCGCCGAGAACGTGAGCGAGTCGCTCACGAAGGGCACTCGCGTGATGGTCTCGGGCCGGCTGCAGCAGCGCAGCTGGGAGACCGACAACGGCGAGAAGCGCAACAAGGTGGAGGTCCTCGCCGACGAGGTCGGGCCGAGCCTCCGCTGGGCCACCGCCCAGGTCCAGAAGACGGAGCGCCGCGAGGGCGGTGGTGGTGGCGGCGGGTTCGACGCCCCGATGCCCGCTGCGCCGCCCGCCGGCGGGTACGACGACAACGAGGAGCCGTTCTGA
- a CDS encoding transglycosylase domain-containing protein: MADAPKKRSFLWRWRRFAYAALVLGVVAIGGVWAALNTIELPPAKSQSETTFVCDIDVPAGECGFDNSMARLSASEERVVVDYDDLPPVLVQAVLSAEDRNFFDHNGVDPVGIARAFTQDIIGSSQSQQGGSTITQQYVKSVYLTSERTLTRKVKEAVLAVKLEQTLDKREILTRYLNEVYFGRGAYGVEAASRAYFGVGVKDLTLPQAAYLAGLIRAPERADATRDADEATRRRRTVLNAMVEEGYITEDQAAFANAVPWNSEPTSPTGQPQEVTIQPRASEHSDLGDVEYKELGSQYWIEWVRSQLRERFGPGAETKGLRVYTSFDPKLQKYAVDAVNKTLDQPDGPVGSLVAIDKDGRIRAMYGGRDYEVNKVNLALGSAGGGSGRAPGSTFKPFALAAFVEEGYSTKSKFRAPATTMFPSVFAEPGKLWKPGNYDKADHGVQSVEEATWDSTNTVYAGIVDTVTPNRLAEMATRLGVRAQLDPVYALVLGTEEVSVLDMASAYSTFADRGRHVEPYVITRIEDADGEVLFDAGTEVQPQQVISEDVADTVTTVLQGVILKGTGSRAGLKTPAAGKTGTTNDAKDAWFTGYTCNLTTSVWMGFEQPAEMKSYKGQAVAGGSFPATIWRDFMSKATAGDAACKYPPTDAGTKILNSGMALTSGSTTTTPKGSTTVKPGATTTTTAKPGASTTTTAPRPTTTAPTPPTAPQAGAGGAAAGQ; this comes from the coding sequence GTGGCCGACGCCCCCAAGAAGCGCAGCTTCCTCTGGCGCTGGCGTCGCTTCGCCTACGCCGCGCTGGTGCTCGGCGTCGTTGCCATCGGCGGCGTGTGGGCCGCGCTGAACACGATCGAGCTCCCGCCCGCGAAGAGCCAGTCCGAGACCACCTTCGTCTGCGACATCGACGTCCCGGCGGGGGAGTGCGGCTTCGACAACTCGATGGCCCGGCTCTCGGCCAGCGAGGAGCGGGTGGTCGTGGACTACGACGACCTGCCGCCGGTGCTGGTCCAGGCCGTGCTCTCCGCGGAGGACCGGAACTTCTTCGACCACAACGGCGTCGACCCGGTCGGCATCGCCCGCGCGTTCACTCAGGACATCATCGGCAGCAGCCAGTCCCAGCAGGGCGGCTCGACGATCACGCAGCAGTACGTGAAGTCGGTGTACCTGACCTCGGAGCGGACGCTGACGAGGAAGGTCAAGGAGGCGGTGCTCGCGGTCAAGCTCGAGCAGACCCTCGACAAGCGCGAGATCCTGACCCGCTACCTCAACGAGGTGTACTTCGGCCGGGGCGCCTACGGCGTCGAGGCGGCCTCCCGCGCCTACTTCGGCGTCGGGGTCAAGGACCTGACGCTGCCCCAGGCGGCCTACCTCGCCGGTTTGATCCGGGCACCCGAGCGGGCCGACGCGACCCGCGATGCCGACGAGGCGACGCGCCGGCGCAGGACCGTGCTGAACGCCATGGTCGAGGAGGGCTACATCACCGAGGACCAGGCCGCGTTCGCGAACGCCGTGCCGTGGAACTCGGAGCCGACCTCACCGACCGGCCAACCGCAAGAGGTCACCATCCAGCCCCGGGCCTCGGAGCACTCGGACCTCGGCGACGTGGAGTACAAGGAGCTCGGCTCGCAGTACTGGATCGAGTGGGTGCGGTCCCAGCTCCGTGAGCGCTTCGGACCCGGCGCCGAGACGAAGGGCCTGCGGGTCTACACGTCGTTCGACCCCAAGCTGCAGAAGTACGCCGTCGACGCGGTCAACAAGACGCTCGACCAGCCCGACGGCCCGGTCGGCTCGCTCGTCGCGATCGACAAGGACGGTCGCATCCGCGCCATGTACGGCGGCCGTGACTACGAGGTCAACAAGGTCAACCTCGCGCTCGGCAGCGCGGGGGGCGGCTCGGGCCGCGCCCCCGGGTCGACGTTCAAGCCGTTCGCGCTCGCGGCGTTCGTCGAGGAGGGCTACTCGACCAAGTCGAAGTTCCGCGCCCCCGCCACGACGATGTTCCCGAGCGTGTTCGCCGAGCCCGGGAAGCTCTGGAAGCCCGGCAACTACGACAAGGCCGACCACGGCGTGCAGTCCGTGGAGGAGGCGACCTGGGACTCGACGAACACCGTGTACGCCGGCATCGTCGACACCGTGACGCCCAACCGGCTCGCCGAGATGGCGACCCGCCTCGGCGTCCGGGCGCAGCTCGACCCGGTGTACGCCCTCGTGCTGGGCACCGAGGAGGTGTCGGTGCTCGACATGGCGTCGGCGTACTCGACCTTCGCCGACCGCGGCCGCCACGTCGAGCCCTACGTGATCACCCGCATCGAGGACGCCGACGGCGAGGTGCTCTTCGACGCCGGCACCGAGGTGCAGCCCCAGCAGGTCATCAGCGAGGACGTCGCCGACACGGTGACGACCGTCCTCCAGGGCGTGATCCTCAAGGGCACCGGCTCCCGGGCCGGGCTCAAGACGCCGGCGGCGGGCAAGACCGGCACGACCAACGACGCCAAGGACGCCTGGTTCACCGGGTACACGTGCAACCTGACGACGTCGGTGTGGATGGGCTTCGAGCAGCCCGCGGAGATGAAGTCGTACAAGGGCCAGGCGGTCGCGGGCGGCTCGTTCCCGGCGACGATCTGGCGCGACTTCATGAGCAAGGCGACCGCCGGCGACGCCGCGTGCAAGTACCCGCCGACCGACGCCGGCACGAAGATCCTCAACTCCGGCATGGCCCTCACGAGCGGGTCGACGACGACCACGCCGAAGGGCTCGACCACGGTGAAGCCCGGCGCGACGACGACCACGACGGCGAAGCCGGGCGCCTCGACCACGACGACGGCGCCGAGGCCGACCACCACCGCGCCGACGCCGCCGACCGCGCCGCAGGCGGGCGCGGGCGGCGCCGCAGCGGGCCAGTAG
- the rplI gene encoding 50S ribosomal protein L9, with protein sequence MTDVKVILRADVSGLGKRGDIVEVSKGYARNFLAPRELAFPATDGATSQAEAMRRSRDVKDAKDREGAEEIAKVLVARTIEIPARVGSGGRLFGSVTTTEVADAVLEQTGIELDRKDLQMEEHIKELGTHHVFARLHADVQFPITVEVVEG encoded by the coding sequence ATGACCGACGTGAAGGTGATCCTGCGGGCCGACGTCTCCGGGCTCGGGAAGCGGGGCGACATCGTCGAGGTCTCGAAGGGCTACGCCCGCAACTTCCTGGCGCCGCGCGAGCTGGCGTTCCCGGCCACCGACGGCGCGACGTCGCAGGCCGAGGCCATGCGCCGGTCCCGCGACGTCAAGGACGCCAAGGACCGCGAGGGGGCCGAGGAGATCGCCAAGGTGCTCGTCGCCCGGACGATCGAGATCCCGGCGCGCGTCGGCTCCGGCGGCCGGCTGTTCGGCTCCGTGACGACCACCGAGGTGGCCGACGCGGTGCTCGAGCAGACGGGCATCGAGCTCGACCGCAAGGACCTCCAGATGGAGGAGCACATCAAGGAGCTGGGCACGCACCACGTGTTCGCCCGGCTGCACGCGGACGTGCAGTTCCCGATCACCGTCGAGGTCGTCGAGGGCTGA
- a CDS encoding energy-coupling factor ABC transporter ATP-binding protein: MSAEVSAEAREAPALRIDGLTYRYPGADRAVLRDLALQVGPGERVAVLGPNGSGKTTLVLHLNGLVEAESGTISVGGLAVKGEHLREVRRRVGVVFQDPDDQLFLQTVRDDVAFGPTNLGLRGDERDRRVDAALEAVGGAGLADRNPYQLSGGEQRRAALATVLSMAPDLLVLDEPTSGLDPVGRRELAELLVGLGSTQVVVTHDLPFALATCPRSVILDDGAIVADAPTRALLADGDLLGRHGLELPFGYHLT, translated from the coding sequence GTGAGCGCCGAGGTGAGCGCCGAGGCGAGGGAGGCGCCCGCGCTGCGGATCGACGGGCTGACGTACCGCTACCCCGGGGCGGACCGTGCCGTGCTGCGCGACCTCGCCCTGCAGGTCGGGCCGGGCGAGCGGGTGGCGGTGCTCGGACCGAACGGGTCCGGCAAGACCACGCTCGTGCTGCACCTCAACGGGCTCGTCGAGGCGGAGTCGGGCACGATCTCGGTCGGTGGGCTGGCGGTGAAGGGTGAGCACCTCCGCGAGGTCCGCCGTCGCGTCGGCGTCGTGTTCCAGGACCCCGACGACCAGCTGTTCCTCCAGACCGTGCGCGACGACGTGGCCTTCGGTCCCACCAACCTCGGGCTGCGGGGCGACGAGCGCGACCGGCGCGTCGACGCCGCGCTGGAGGCCGTCGGCGGGGCGGGCCTGGCCGACCGCAACCCGTACCAGCTCAGCGGCGGTGAGCAGCGCCGGGCCGCGCTGGCCACGGTGCTGTCGATGGCGCCCGACCTGCTCGTGCTCGACGAGCCGACCTCGGGGCTCGACCCCGTCGGTCGTCGCGAGCTGGCCGAGCTGCTCGTCGGGCTCGGCTCGACGCAGGTCGTCGTCACCCACGACCTCCCGTTCGCGCTCGCCACCTGCCCGCGGTCGGTGATCCTCGACGACGGTGCGATCGTGGCCGACGCCCCCACGCGGGCGCTGCTCGCCGACGGCGACCTGCTCGGTCGCCACGGGCTCGAGCTCCCCTTCGGCTACCACCTGACCTGA
- the panB gene encoding 3-methyl-2-oxobutanoate hydroxymethyltransferase: MGTARPAEVTRTARPARITVPWVRARKVSDHADPLVMVTAYDAPGARIADDAGVDMILVGDSLAMVVLGYEDTLSVTVEDMAHHVAAVARAKPSALVVGDLPWMSYHVSTEETVRNAAQLVRAGAQCVKLEGGRKRLAMIEALVDAEIPVMGHLGLTPQSMHAMGGFRVQAKESEAALALVADAKALAHAGCFAIVLEGVPDEVARMVTDAVDVPTIGIGAGPHCDGQVLVYHDLLGLEDRTPAKFVRRYADLKAASVAAMSDFVVDVRSRAFPDHTESYHLNAEQAEALSLYGAAPVD; the protein is encoded by the coding sequence ATGGGGACTGCCCGACCGGCGGAGGTCACCAGGACTGCCCGACCGGCGCGGATCACCGTGCCGTGGGTCCGGGCCCGCAAGGTCAGCGACCACGCCGACCCGCTGGTGATGGTGACGGCCTACGACGCGCCGGGCGCCCGCATCGCGGACGACGCCGGCGTGGACATGATCCTGGTGGGGGACTCCCTGGCCATGGTCGTGCTGGGCTACGAGGACACGCTGTCGGTCACCGTCGAGGACATGGCGCACCACGTGGCCGCGGTGGCCCGCGCCAAGCCGTCGGCGCTCGTCGTCGGCGATCTGCCCTGGATGAGCTACCACGTGTCGACCGAGGAGACGGTGCGCAACGCCGCCCAGCTGGTCCGGGCCGGGGCCCAGTGCGTGAAGCTCGAGGGTGGCCGCAAGCGGCTGGCGATGATCGAGGCCCTCGTCGACGCCGAGATCCCGGTGATGGGCCACCTCGGCCTCACGCCGCAGTCGATGCACGCGATGGGCGGGTTCCGGGTGCAGGCCAAGGAGTCCGAGGCGGCGCTCGCCCTGGTGGCCGACGCCAAGGCGCTGGCCCACGCCGGCTGCTTCGCGATCGTGCTCGAGGGCGTGCCGGACGAGGTCGCCCGCATGGTGACCGACGCGGTCGACGTCCCCACGATCGGCATCGGCGCCGGACCGCACTGCGACGGCCAGGTGCTCGTGTACCACGACCTGCTCGGCCTCGAGGACCGCACGCCCGCCAAGTTCGTGCGCCGCTACGCGGACCTCAAGGCCGCCTCGGTGGCGGCGATGTCGGACTTCGTCGTCGACGTCCGCAGCCGGGCGTTCCCCGACCACACCGAGAGCTACCACCTCAACGCGGAGCAGGCGGAGGCCCTGTCGCTGTACGGCGCCGCCCCGGTCGACTGA
- the cbiQ gene encoding cobalt ECF transporter T component CbiQ has protein sequence MAGRHPPGGLHRLARPGSSPVHRLPPEAKLAGLVTFVAAVAVTPRHAVGALALDGAVLAAVVAIAGLPVRTVLARLAVVAPFVLVALAIPFVAHGPTTDIAGVALSIDGLWATWNVVAKATLGAGAAIVVSATTPLPELLEGMARLHVPRVVVAIVSSMVRYLDLLVAQVGRTRRAMAARGHDPRWLWQVGPFASSLGLLFVRSYERGERVHLAMVARGFTGTVPLDARPPAPAGRWAVAVAPGAVAVAAVLAWSVLR, from the coding sequence ATGGCGGGCCGGCACCCGCCCGGCGGGCTCCACCGGCTGGCGCGGCCCGGCTCGTCGCCGGTCCACCGCCTCCCGCCGGAGGCGAAGCTGGCCGGCCTCGTCACGTTCGTGGCGGCGGTCGCGGTGACGCCGCGCCACGCGGTGGGCGCGCTCGCCCTCGACGGGGCGGTGCTGGCCGCGGTCGTGGCGATCGCCGGCCTGCCGGTGCGGACCGTGCTCGCCCGCCTGGCGGTGGTCGCGCCGTTCGTGCTCGTCGCGCTGGCGATCCCGTTCGTGGCGCACGGCCCGACCACCGACATCGCCGGCGTGGCGCTGTCGATCGACGGGCTCTGGGCCACGTGGAACGTCGTCGCCAAGGCGACGCTCGGCGCAGGAGCGGCGATCGTCGTGTCGGCCACCACGCCGCTGCCCGAGCTGCTCGAGGGGATGGCCCGGCTGCACGTGCCCCGGGTCGTCGTGGCGATCGTGTCGTCGATGGTCCGGTACCTCGACCTGCTGGTCGCCCAGGTCGGTCGCACGCGCCGGGCGATGGCGGCGCGGGGTCACGATCCGCGATGGCTCTGGCAGGTCGGGCCGTTCGCCTCGTCGCTCGGCCTGCTGTTCGTGCGCTCCTACGAGCGGGGGGAGCGGGTGCACCTGGCGATGGTCGCCCGCGGGTTCACCGGGACGGTGCCCCTCGACGCACGGCCGCCGGCGCCGGCGGGGCGCTGGGCGGTGGCCGTCGCCCCCGGCGCGGTGGCGGTCGCAGCGGTGCTCGCGTGGTCGGTGCTGCGGTGA
- the dnaB gene encoding replicative DNA helicase codes for MSDLSQRPDEPVVRARIPPHSIDAEQSLLGAMLLSEHAISAVANIVTEDDFYKPAHRHVFAAIQSLYGAGQGVDPVTVADELDSAGVLEAVGGPATLVTLQARTPAITNAEHYARIVEEKALLRRLISTANEVAELGYQPLDDIEKTVDTAESLMFAVAQRRNADTMQELSPLLDRSLEQLEVLYERGDAITGTPSGYTDLDHMLAGLQPGALIVVGARPAMGKCLAWDTELVDPDTGRLVTMERAHLQGRTGRGVRVLALDDASLRLTTQTPSDHIDDGFKPVVRVTTALGRTLRCTWTHPFRTPEGWRPLAELAVGERVAAPRRLPVFGDRRVPEHELLELADRLLERDDPAAALPAEAYELPQAAMARFLQRVFDRGGWASVADGSAGSRAEVGLASASPRVVRGIQHLLLRFGVVAVVERPSEPRPDPDAPDEPPWQVVVRHRPSLRTYVDHIAVHAGSPSFRLAADAVRREAAVPVLVGVGPRSGDAGDGDPGSFAAALEDEGLERVAASDVWWDRITAIEPDGLDQVYDLTVPGEHNFVAADLFVHNTAFSLGIAAHAAVRENLPVLFFSLEMGHLELTQRLIAAEARVDSGKLRTGRLTDADWTKITKAMGRLGEGTLWIDDNPALTVMEIRAKARRLQDRLGTNLGLIVVDYLQLMSGRSSAESRQVEVAEISRGLKVLARELGCPVMALSQLSRQLELRADKRPMLADLRESGCLTAGTRLLRADTNEEVSLGELVRSGERDVPVWSLGDDWKMVPATLTHAFPSGTKPAFRLQLASGRRVEATANHPFRTVLGWRRLDELAPGSRIAVPRRFGPSERVAPLSVADAPALADQAVATGAVPPGVDGASDAVLAAFLAEVFGRIGFLGLGELRGKPLVRLMATSCARRLVDDLQRLLLRFGVQSRLTDVGTNRPRWRVWIHGADQQRAFLTQVGVAGERGAALDEALEALDLITSNPNVDTIPCEVREVVVEELARVDMSQRDLAAALGESYCGGYLLGTESRPRATSRDRLARIAEAVDSKELSAIAESDVMWDEVVAVEPLGEQPVFDATVLGTHNFVADGVIAHNSIEQDADVVMFLYRDEVYHPDTQDKDMAEVIVAKHRAGRTGVARLVFLDYCTLFANMARTD; via the coding sequence ATGTCCGACCTGTCCCAGCGCCCCGACGAGCCGGTCGTACGTGCCCGCATCCCACCCCACAGCATCGACGCCGAGCAGTCGCTGCTGGGGGCGATGCTCCTGTCCGAGCACGCCATCTCGGCGGTGGCCAACATCGTCACCGAGGACGACTTCTACAAGCCGGCGCACCGCCACGTGTTCGCCGCGATCCAGTCGCTCTACGGCGCCGGCCAGGGCGTCGACCCCGTCACGGTCGCCGACGAGCTGGACTCGGCGGGCGTGCTCGAGGCCGTCGGCGGGCCGGCCACCCTCGTCACCCTCCAGGCCCGCACGCCGGCGATCACCAATGCCGAGCACTACGCCCGCATCGTCGAGGAGAAGGCGCTGCTGCGCCGGCTGATCTCCACCGCCAACGAGGTCGCGGAGCTCGGCTACCAGCCGCTCGACGACATCGAGAAGACGGTCGACACCGCCGAGAGCCTGATGTTCGCCGTCGCCCAGCGTCGGAACGCCGACACGATGCAGGAGCTGTCCCCGCTGCTCGACCGCAGCCTCGAGCAGCTCGAGGTGCTCTACGAGCGCGGCGACGCGATCACCGGCACGCCGTCGGGCTACACCGACCTCGACCACATGCTCGCCGGGCTCCAGCCCGGTGCGCTCATCGTGGTCGGCGCCCGACCCGCCATGGGCAAGTGCCTGGCGTGGGACACCGAGCTGGTCGACCCCGACACGGGGCGCCTCGTCACGATGGAGCGGGCCCACCTGCAGGGCCGGACCGGTCGCGGCGTGCGGGTGCTCGCGCTCGACGACGCATCGCTCCGGCTCACCACGCAGACCCCGTCGGACCACATCGACGACGGCTTCAAGCCGGTCGTCCGGGTCACCACTGCGCTGGGCCGGACCCTGCGCTGCACGTGGACCCACCCGTTCCGGACGCCCGAGGGCTGGCGCCCGCTCGCCGAGCTCGCCGTCGGGGAGCGGGTCGCCGCACCCCGACGCCTGCCGGTGTTCGGCGACCGGCGGGTGCCGGAGCACGAGCTCCTCGAGCTGGCGGACCGCCTGCTCGAGCGTGACGATCCCGCGGCCGCCCTCCCGGCCGAGGCCTACGAGCTGCCGCAGGCGGCCATGGCCCGCTTCCTCCAGCGCGTGTTCGACCGCGGCGGCTGGGCGTCGGTCGCCGACGGCTCCGCCGGGTCCCGCGCCGAGGTCGGGCTCGCGTCCGCATCGCCGAGGGTGGTGCGCGGCATCCAGCACCTGCTGCTGCGCTTCGGCGTGGTCGCGGTGGTGGAGCGGCCGTCGGAGCCCCGGCCCGATCCGGACGCGCCCGACGAGCCGCCGTGGCAGGTCGTCGTCCGGCACCGGCCGTCGCTGCGCACCTACGTCGACCACATCGCGGTCCACGCCGGGAGCCCGTCCTTCCGGCTCGCGGCCGACGCCGTGCGGCGCGAGGCCGCCGTCCCCGTGCTCGTCGGGGTCGGACCCCGCTCGGGCGACGCCGGCGACGGCGATCCCGGGTCGTTCGCCGCCGCGCTCGAGGACGAGGGCCTGGAGCGGGTGGCGGCCTCCGACGTGTGGTGGGACCGCATCACGGCGATCGAGCCCGACGGGCTCGACCAGGTGTACGACCTCACGGTGCCGGGCGAGCACAACTTCGTCGCCGCCGACCTGTTCGTCCACAACACCGCGTTCTCGCTCGGGATCGCCGCCCACGCCGCGGTCCGGGAGAACCTGCCCGTCCTCTTCTTCTCGCTGGAGATGGGCCACCTCGAGCTCACGCAGCGCCTCATCGCGGCCGAGGCCCGGGTGGACTCCGGCAAGCTGCGGACCGGCCGGCTGACCGACGCCGACTGGACGAAGATCACCAAGGCGATGGGCCGCCTGGGCGAGGGCACGTTGTGGATCGACGACAACCCCGCGCTCACCGTCATGGAGATCCGGGCCAAGGCCCGGCGGCTGCAGGACCGGCTCGGCACGAACCTCGGGCTGATCGTGGTCGACTACCTCCAGCTCATGTCGGGCCGCAGCTCGGCCGAGAGCCGCCAGGTCGAGGTCGCCGAGATCTCCCGAGGCCTCAAGGTCCTCGCCCGTGAGCTCGGCTGCCCCGTCATGGCGCTGTCGCAGCTGTCCCGCCAGCTCGAGCTGCGCGCCGACAAGCGCCCGATGCTCGCCGATCTCCGGGAGTCGGGCTGCCTGACCGCCGGCACGCGCCTGCTGCGGGCCGACACGAACGAGGAGGTCTCGCTCGGCGAGCTGGTCCGCTCGGGCGAGCGCGACGTGCCGGTGTGGAGCCTGGGCGACGACTGGAAGATGGTCCCCGCCACGCTGACGCACGCCTTCCCCAGCGGGACGAAGCCGGCGTTCCGCCTGCAGCTCGCCTCGGGCCGGCGCGTCGAGGCCACCGCCAACCACCCCTTCCGGACCGTGCTGGGCTGGCGGCGGCTCGACGAGCTCGCGCCGGGCAGCCGCATCGCCGTCCCGCGCCGCTTCGGCCCGTCCGAGCGCGTGGCCCCGTTGTCGGTCGCCGACGCCCCGGCCCTGGCCGACCAGGCGGTCGCGACCGGCGCCGTCCCGCCCGGGGTCGACGGCGCGTCCGACGCCGTGCTCGCCGCGTTCCTGGCCGAGGTGTTCGGCCGGATCGGGTTCCTCGGCCTGGGCGAGCTGCGGGGCAAGCCGCTCGTCCGGCTCATGGCCACCAGCTGCGCCCGACGGCTCGTCGACGACCTCCAGCGGCTGCTGCTGCGCTTCGGGGTGCAGTCGCGCCTCACCGACGTCGGCACGAACCGGCCGCGCTGGCGGGTCTGGATCCACGGCGCGGATCAGCAGCGGGCGTTCCTCACCCAGGTCGGCGTCGCCGGCGAGCGCGGCGCAGCGCTCGACGAGGCCCTCGAGGCGCTCGACCTGATCACCTCCAACCCCAACGTCGACACGATCCCGTGCGAGGTCCGGGAGGTCGTCGTCGAGGAGCTGGCCAGAGTCGACATGAGCCAGCGCGACCTCGCCGCCGCACTCGGAGAGTCCTACTGCGGCGGGTACCTGCTCGGCACCGAGTCGCGGCCCCGCGCCACGAGCCGTGATCGGCTCGCCCGCATCGCGGAGGCGGTCGACAGCAAGGAGCTCTCGGCGATCGCCGAGTCCGACGTCATGTGGGACGAGGTCGTGGCCGTCGAGCCGCTCGGCGAGCAGCCGGTCTTCGACGCCACCGTGCTCGGCACGCACAACTTCGTCGCCGACGGCGTGATCGCCCACAACTCCATCGAGCAGGACGCGGACGTCGTGATGTTCCTGTACCGCGACGAGGTGTACCACCCCGACACGCAGGACAAGGACATGGCCGAGGTCATCGTGGCCAAGCACCGCGCCGGGCGCACCGGCGTCGCCCGCCTCGTCTTCCTCGACTACTGCACGCTGTTCGCCAACATGGCCCGCACCGACTGA
- a CDS encoding Fur family transcriptional regulator, with protein MTTSAVSPPAPPADLDEALGRIRSSGGRVTRAKRTLVELLFDSPDALTAEEITDRSGLEQSVVYRSLSQFEELGIAEHVHLGHGRAVYRRRGLATVPVTCVGCGRTVELGAADVRAVSRRVADRTGIALDLVHFPLSGRCADCREGTPS; from the coding sequence GTGACCACGTCCGCCGTCAGCCCGCCCGCACCGCCGGCCGACCTCGACGAGGCCCTCGGCCGCATCCGGTCGAGCGGCGGCCGTGTGACCCGGGCCAAGCGGACGCTCGTCGAGCTCCTCTTCGACTCGCCCGATGCCCTCACCGCCGAGGAGATCACGGACCGGTCCGGACTGGAGCAGTCCGTCGTGTACCGGAGCCTGTCGCAGTTCGAGGAGCTCGGGATCGCCGAGCACGTGCACCTCGGCCACGGCCGGGCGGTGTACCGGCGGCGAGGGCTCGCGACGGTGCCGGTGACCTGCGTCGGCTGCGGGCGCACGGTCGAGCTCGGGGCGGCGGACGTCCGAGCCGTCTCCCGGCGCGTGGCCGACCGCACCGGGATCGCACTCGACCTCGTCCACTTCCCGCTGTCGGGACGGTGCGCCGACTGCCGCGAGGGGACGCCGTCGTGA
- a CDS encoding energy-coupling factor ABC transporter permease, producing MVIAMHAPDGFLEPGVAVATAAISVAVLALALRHAGSELDDRRVPLAGLCAAFVFAAQMFNFPVASGTTGHLLGGALAAILLGPWVGALVVAIVIGVQALLFADGGLTALGTNVLNMAIVPAFAGWALFLLFRRVLPRSSSGVVAATGLASGLTVVVGAMAFSLEWLFGASAPVPFDTVFGAMVGVHALIGIGEGVLSALVVAAVMAARPDLVAGARDLTPEERGDRRAVTARTFALGALLVALVAAAVVSQFAVDDPDGLERVAEEQGFADRAGDHAIAASPFADYATAGIGDERLSLAVAGLAGVTVTLLVGTGLVSASRRRVPAPARVAP from the coding sequence GTGGTCATCGCCATGCACGCCCCCGACGGCTTCCTGGAGCCCGGCGTCGCCGTCGCCACCGCGGCGATCAGCGTCGCGGTGCTCGCGCTGGCGCTCCGCCACGCCGGTAGCGAGCTCGACGACCGACGGGTCCCGCTCGCGGGCCTCTGCGCCGCCTTCGTGTTCGCCGCCCAGATGTTCAACTTCCCGGTCGCGTCGGGGACCACGGGGCACCTGCTCGGCGGCGCGCTCGCGGCGATCCTGCTGGGGCCGTGGGTCGGTGCGCTGGTGGTCGCGATCGTGATCGGCGTGCAGGCGCTGCTGTTCGCCGACGGGGGCCTCACGGCCCTCGGCACCAACGTCCTCAACATGGCGATCGTGCCGGCGTTCGCCGGCTGGGCGCTGTTCCTGCTGTTCCGTCGGGTGCTCCCCCGGTCGTCGAGCGGTGTCGTCGCCGCCACGGGGCTGGCGTCGGGCCTGACCGTCGTGGTCGGCGCGATGGCGTTCTCGCTCGAGTGGCTCTTCGGCGCGAGCGCACCCGTCCCGTTCGACACCGTGTTCGGCGCGATGGTCGGCGTGCACGCCCTGATCGGGATCGGCGAGGGCGTGCTGAGCGCGCTGGTCGTCGCCGCAGTCATGGCGGCGCGACCCGACCTGGTCGCCGGGGCCCGCGACCTCACGCCCGAGGAGCGCGGCGACCGGCGTGCGGTCACGGCGCGCACGTTCGCCCTCGGGGCGCTGCTCGTCGCCCTCGTGGCCGCGGCCGTGGTCAGCCAGTTCGCCGTCGACGACCCGGACGGGCTCGAGCGGGTGGCCGAGGAGCAGGGCTTCGCCGACCGTGCCGGCGACCATGCGATCGCCGCCAGCCCCTTCGCCGACTACGCCACCGCGGGCATCGGCGACGAGCGGCTGAGCCTCGCCGTGGCCGGCCTCGCCGGGGTGACGGTGACGCTGCTCGTGGGCACCGGGCTCGTCAGCGCGTCACGCCGCCGCGTGCCAGCGCCGGCCCGCGTTGCGCCGTGA
- the rpsF gene encoding 30S ribosomal protein S6 encodes MPTRAYELMIIVDQDADDAANRAVIERVKEMVAADGGTAPKVDNWGRRRFAYPIDHKQEGVYTVLEIVTEAPNLDEIDRFLRLADDVVRHKLIRLPDKEAARRGLLTAAG; translated from the coding sequence GTGCCGACACGCGCGTACGAACTGATGATCATCGTCGACCAGGACGCCGATGACGCCGCCAACCGTGCGGTCATCGAGCGGGTCAAGGAGATGGTGGCCGCCGACGGCGGGACCGCCCCCAAGGTCGACAACTGGGGCCGGCGTCGCTTCGCCTACCCCATCGACCACAAGCAGGAGGGCGTCTACACCGTCCTCGAGATCGTGACCGAGGCCCCGAACCTCGACGAGATCGACCGCTTCCTCCGCCTGGCGGACGACGTCGTCCGCCACAAGCTGATCCGGCTGCCCGACAAGGAGGCCGCTCGTCGCGGGCTCCTCACGGCCGCCGGCTGA